The genomic region gagaagaatttgaacacaaaatgtctgctgtgtcaagttctttcatacccctaaattgacacattcgtcgataagctaactgtagtgtaggcctaagtatacatccattgactttggatgctgtttgctatgctctgaacctctaagcttagacaggtcaggtcccagagagtagtggtatcatattgaagtaatttttgttatttttagggagtaagatttccaaatgtccaaaaaatgtgttaaactggggggagggtgttaaaagcttaaaaaatgccacaatttggtcagcaagtagctgaaatggattcaaactcatgaaatatgtaattctgcttgactgcaaaaagtttaggtggccttcTGTATCGTTgcaagtaataattgaaggtgcgtcaattacgggggtgcgtcaattatgaagcctttactatagtTGATTTGGCCTTTGCTCCAGTTATTTCTGTTGAAATGCTAGCAGTACTAGATAGTACAATAGCTGATCACTTCATACTTTTTAAGGAGTTATTCCCAGAGGAAAGGTTAAAGCCAAAGCAACACTACCTTTTGCATTATGCTGACCGGCCAATTAAAAGCAATCTGGTGTATGCGGTTTGAAGCAAAGCACCAAGAGCTGAAATCGTATGCCACTATTTCCaagaattttaaaatatttgcttaACAGTTGCAAGCAGAGTTCAAATGAAGCAGGCATGTTATCTGTTTGCTGAAAATTTCTTAAAGCCAGAACTTGAAATCAAAGTAGCTTCCAAAAATTGCTGCTTAGAAAAGGATATTACTCAATGGGTATCAATACAAGGTATAAAGGTTGATGACTTTGAAATTTGTCAGTCTATTAAGATTAGTGGTGTTGACTATCAAGCATATGGCAGTTGTTATGAATGGAGACAACAAGAATGATTTGACATTGGTCTAATCAGGGTGTTGCTGGCAATAGGAGAAGATATGTGGTTAATTGTTGAAAAGTATGCAGTCCAACATATTCAAAATGTTAGGTCATACAAACTGGTACAAAGGAAAGGTTTGTGCTTTGTAGGAATAGAAGATCTGAAAGATTTTTATCCTTTAAGCATTTACAATGTTTTTGGCCAGTGTTTTGTGGTCCTAAAACATAGAATATGCTTGGAGTAATCAAAGTAAAATCTGACTAGAGAAATTTGTTTAAGAATTGACTTTCTGCTGGTATTTCATGAGGTGTCAGTTTGCCAaggtatatttcaaaatttggtgttttattttgtttcccaAAACAGGTGTTGGAGCTAAAACTATCACCACTTTAACATCACCCACCACCATGAAAATTCTTGTTGAGTATGGTCATTCTAGGAAAGTAATTGAACTAGAAAATGAAGATACACTGTTCTCTGAGTCATTATACAATACTCTCTGCATAATGATGAGTGTTCCATTTTCAtcagaagaaacattttttcCAGTACTTTAATGAGGATTTTAAGTCATGGGTTGACCTTGAGCTTGGAACCAAAGTTTCCTAGATTGGCCAAAAGTATCACCTTACTGGGAAGATGCTACCTCAAGAGTGTCAAGAATGGTAATAAACATGACAAGATCAAAGAAATTCTACACAGGTGTGACAGGTAAGTCTTCAACTGTAATTTTAGTCAGTTTAAATCTCTACCAGTGTTCTAGACCTACTAGGAGGCTTGGGTGTTTAGCCTTACGCCCCTTCAAAAGCTTTACGCTCCCAACGATCCCCACTCCAGTGTGGACAGACTATACCCCCACAGACCCCAAGAAATCGTTCAAAGGTAAATAGATAGGAATGCGTAATAGAGTgttcttttgtgttcatttttatCTTCTAAATCACAAACAGATCTAGTACCTTTCAAAAAACCTATTATCCCTTACATAAAATATTAGTCCCCTAAGGGtgcaaaaatgtttttgttttgttgcgaTTGAGGAAATCCAAAACGTTTCAAAGGCAAAGACCACATTTCTTTATTTCGTGGGCCGACCTGTTGCTATGTTCATTGCGTGTACTTATGACATTTTTTACCCTTCTTAAAATCATGAATCGTGTATCAAACGTAAATCTATGTATGACGCAAACCATCATATTGTGTTCTTCACCATTGTTATTATTCCAGGAATATAAGAAGCTCTGAGGAAGACAGAACAGAGGAACAGAATAAAGCAGGATTACAGTTGCTACCATTGCTGCTACGGGAAAATGAAGAAGACTTCGTTTCCTACACAAATGTAAgatcaaagtttgaaaagaatatttgtgatCTTGGCATGTTTGGTATCACCTGTTTTCATGTTCTGAGTAAAATAGCATATCTTATGCAGGTGTAGATTCAGGGTGTGATTAATCATCCGAAGCCCCTTCCACCTTCACATGCTGATGAAAATGCTTAAAATTTCATTAtcctgattatgattatgagtcAGTATCCAGGAAATTGCATATAAAATGGGCTTCTTTAGTTTCAAAATTCTGGCAGAAGACTCACAGGACATACTGTAGATAACAGGCAAGTCTTCGGTGCTCTTTTGGCCACCCACCACTTTCTACAGAACCTGCCTCTGACGTGTGTCATGTCAAGTGTCATGTCATGCTTGTAGTTATAGGTGAAATCAAGTATGATGCATTAATGGATGCAGAATTTAATTTACAGGCTCATTTTAGGGCATGTTTAGTCTTATTGCATTTAACAGTTTTCAACATGAAATCTTTGAAGTATCTCAAACCTAAGCATATAGGCTTTACGCCAGTGTCAACTTTGTGCATCTGATGATATGTATAGGGTAGATGTACAGTGTTCTTTGTCAGCAGGGCTGAAAAAATATACCAGATTATACAAAAGTGTATATAACTTGAACACATGTATTGTAGTAGATGTCATTTGAGGTAACAATCGATCTTGTAGTGATGTTAGCTCAATACAACTCACTTAAGTGATCATCTTTATTTAATTATCTTATttagtttatatttaatatcCCAATGTATTGTGAATCTATTGATCGTTGAAGACTTCAACGCTGATTGGTGGAAAGCCCAGCTATGTTAATTTTGATTAGGTGACCACTTGTTGTGCTGTTCCAGTGGTCTGCAGATGGTCTCTGCCACCTATTAAGAGCAGGCCTACTCAAATTGCCATTAGCAATTATCAAAGCAAAGCAAACTGAATCTTTACAGAAGGGATTTTGCCTCTCATCTTATTCCTTACAGCGAGATGAGTTAGCAAGTAATATTTATGAGATTTATGTTTTGCAACTGTAGCCAATGTGTTGCTCCTGTTGTTATCAAAGATTACAATATACTTATTGCATCCATTGTAGTCAACTCCTCAAGGACTTAAAGCATTTGTGTCTAAATCATAACCTTTCTTGTGTATTCTTTATTAATAGTCTTCCAGCATGACAACAAGAACAACATCCCATTTTATGATAAAAGTTTAGTTGGTTGTATATATCATTACTATGGGTAAAACTTACCATAGAAGCACCAATGAGTCATATAGGGATGCACACATATATGGGAAGGACAATTGTCCACGCATGGACCAAATGTAATGCACTGCAAAGAGAAAGACATGTCTTATCCTGTCATTATAAACCTGTTGCATTATgacattttgtatgtatgtattgtttttattcatttcagacTTCAAACGAATTTCAAAAGATTGCAGAGTCAGTGTCAACCCCAAAAATTCTAATCAGTGAAAGTACATGTGCCATTGCTGCTGAGTCCCAAGTGGTCAAGGAAGGTGATTCTGTGGACAGCCTCATTCATCTCATCAGTATGTTTtattgtgtaaatattgaatacCCGAGATCATGTAACTGTACATTTACATATGTACAAAAAAGAGATTTTTGAAATCACTGACAACCAGGCGCGAAGCCaagggggggagaagggggcagccgccccccccttgagcattttttttttttattaatgtttttatgatatcgctagtatattcaaaagagaaaatgctaagatgcaacttacaaggcctgggaagtgccatatccagcgatctgggaggcattttcagccaaaattttcccAAGCGGTCTCACGTGAACATGTAACATTAAGCGAATCCAGCACAGCTACTATACGATAGCAGGAAAGAGAATTAGCAGGTAAAAGTGACTATACAAAAGCTTGGAAGCACAATCTAACtgcatgtttttcttcaaagaaagtttttttttaaagttttggaaTTCTTTGCTAGGCCTGGTGTAGATTCAGCATTGTTCATTAGGTTGGGATTGACTGATGAAAAAgtaatgcattgaaaaatgaaattttaaaacattGAGTGGGTGAGAGGGTAGCAAATTTGTAGTTTGTTGAAATATATTCCTCCAGGGGAAAAGCCCTTTAATTGCAAAGTTATCATATAATGAActgtgagaaaagaaaaaaactgtgGTCATTCATCAGGTTGCCCCCAgctatttgaaaataatatatgataGAGATGTTGGATCACTAGGAAAATCGTTGCTTGTCGACTGACAGTACACATGGGATGCTATGTGGTGTTGCgattaattatttcaaataatggtgacatataatatttgtatatatttttaaattgtaattgATTGCTTGTTCTTGATTCATATGACACTTTGTTGTAAACACCTATTTTGTCTATGGGGAGAAGGTGTAAGCTTGGTTAAATTAGGAAAATTGTTGCGAGTAGACAGGTGGTATTTAAAAGGTGTTCGGTGGTATTGTCATTTTTTCagcttttcattttgtttattaattaaataatgctTAACATATAATCTTTGTGaatgttttaattgtaattgaTGGTTTGTTCTTGCTTCAAATGATAgtgtttgtttatatgtaaCCTTAggtaaataagaaaaaaattgttggttaGGCATGACGTGCTATAGTAGGTGTTTAGATGTGAGATTTGGTTGTAATAAGGTGACCTGATATGAATCAATGTTATATATCGAGAAGCTCTTTTGAATTCTTGATTGTATGGTCACCGCATCCTACACCGCATTTTGAGAGATTTTTCatgctgtattttttttatatataatactagacataaatgtttgtatattattaaattgaaattgatttatCTCTTcttatctttataatttgtaGTTGATTATGTTTAACTTGTTtgaattcgtttttttttctttatgggTGAGGGTGTAATGCTAACAGTCCCTTCATTCTGACACTGCCAAGGCATGAAATGATGTCATTAGAACGATTTTACTCAGTCATGTATATAAGATGGGTGTTAGAGCTAAAGGTGGTCGGAGTTAAAATAAGGACAAAAGTATTGGAGACcaattttgtcagtttcaaaCTCACTCTCTAAGTTTCACTTGTAAAAGCAGCCCGCCCTTTACCACATATAGGTGCTTGTTTCATGTGTTGTTATCTTTAgtgatacatatacaatacttaactgtacatttttaaattttcattgatTATCTTTGCATGGTATTATTTGTTgggttttaataaatatttcttactttaaaaTCAAGTTTGAATCATTTTCAGTCTCACAGCTCTTACTATTCTTTTTATTATTctgtacattaatcttgaaaGGCAGAGAATTCCATCATATACATAAATTTTCCACGCAAATATATGTACTGTGTAAATAGTATTCTGAACAGATAATTGAAAGATGATCTCTAAATTCTATAATTAGGAAGACTAAAACTGAATCCGTTGAAGGTAACTCCAAAAGTGGTAATATTTCAGGAAACACTTGCGTTTTTAAGGAGAAAACACCGTTTACGGTTGCAGCAACTCGTGATGAAGCACGCAAAACAGGATGAACGTTTAACCAAGATACGGTTAACATCTCATGGATTAACCTGAGGAAACCGACTTTTGGTTGCAGCAACTTTAAACCATTTTCAAGTAAACGTTTACGATTTCATTTAAAGTGTAGCGGATGAGGTGTAATTTGTtcgtttttggagacacccCTACTTGggtccctgccccccccccatgttttTTGCCCCTCACGTCCTAATGCAAAAATAAACTCCGTATCGAGCACTACCAGATAAGATACACATTGCCCTATTTTGCGACAAAAGGGTTTTTGACCTAAAAAACCTTGCAGTTTTGGCTAAAAAATATACTCGCccaaatgacgtcacagggatCAATCGATTCCCAGGAGCCCGAATCCGCagctcccaggtccatatctgcttcagTTTAGTAGGTATGGGTCCCAAAGACCCCTGTAAACATACGTGTTCTAAATTCTATATTACGTGCAAATTCGGGAAACCCCCTCTTTTTGACCCCTCCTCCTGTCCCCTCTGAAAGACCCATCGACTTCCCAATTTCAGGTGGAGTAGAAGAGACGCATGTCTTTGATATTTACCAATTACGTGTCATTATCTGGTCAGGAAAGGTATTTTGTCTATATCATTTCTATTCACcccaaaataggtgtttttgtattgaaaactataaaaaagtacctcttttggAACCCCCTCCTATCCACTGAGGGTATCTAACGGAGttgcatttttcatatgtggTAGACAAGAGATTCAGTTGGTTGTAGACACTTCATACAGTTAAATTAATtctcgggaagggggtatagccTATACGTTTCCgaggctcccccccccccaaaaaaaataggtGTTTTCACCGGTAATACTGTTATCATGATATGGTTAAAAGCCGACTTTAAAACTTTGGAgcattaccatggttactggggtggttcGATTACGCAGTTCTTTTCAGGGCACCACCGCTATGGTGTCTGTCTTCTATTATCGGAAGTCCCGTTCCCATCGGGTCCCCCTGTCGATGTAGCGTGACATCAAAGTGACCGCTTTTTTCACATCTTTTCACTCATACCTCAGTAATGGATTCAGCATGTCCGAATCTATTAGGAACAATATTTTCATTGAGTTTGCGCGAGGTCGAATTTATGACGTCATCTGGCGGGGGCGCTATTTTCAGCTGGAAAAAATAATTTAGCCAAGTTGCTTTAAATTAAAGATTTAGTTAGAACTGATAATAAGAGATTATGTAAAGGCTGTTTGAGCTGCTTCCGGTCTTTGGTtggtttttaataaaaaaattagtattttttatgaatatatagGTTACGCCTCCATTTTGTCAAATGTAAAGGAACAAAATTAAAACTCAGAGAGTCGATTGGCAATGTCTAGAAGTAATTTTACTGCTATTTATGAGGTAATTGATGATTTAGTTTTGTAGAAATTAATAATAACGCTTATGATGGCGTCACTTCCGGCCAGAACAAATTGGCAAAAAAAAACGGCACATATTTTGTACATCATAACGTGATAAGTCTTCAGTGTAAGTTACAGGGTTATAACACATTCCTCCGCTCTCAAAAACGCACCCCTAGAACATTTTTTACAGCGCCCTCATTCCCAGagtaaacgacttgaaacaagtttaaagGTATCACGTAATAGTACGGATCAAGTTACATCACGACACCAATTTGTATCACGAAAAATTATTTCGTGTACACACAGGAGTCGAATATGCTAACCCTCAGCTAATCCTAGCTAaccctagggttagggttaacttTGAGTGGCCGCCATCTTGATTTGGTATGACCTTAtgtcaaaatgaaactttttgACCCTTTTTGGAGGTCCGAATTATTATCTCCTATAAAAATTTGAATTGTTGGGGGACTTTCATTTTTTACCTTTGATTTACCTTTGAACCGATGACCTCATCGCCGAACTTTTCACGTGACTGTTTCTTATGACGTCACACGTCATCGTTGCAAGTTTCGTGAAAATCGGTCACTCCTACGCGTTTTAACATATCTTTGAAAAAACGAcacttttgacctttgacccaataTAACTCCTGAACCGGAAGTCATATATACTTCCACTTTGGATATGTTAGTGCCTTATTGACCCTCAgtacccaaaaaaaaacttggaggtcaaaggtcaaaggttacgaTTTTCGACCTTAACTCTAGGTTAGTCAACTAAAAAATTAGATTTACAGGTAGTATAGTAGTTCACATTCAGTTTTTTACTTTATAAAAAAGTCATGTGACCGGAAGTGACCGAAACTGTTGGGGGAGTGTACAATAACATCAGACCCAGCCCGGATAATATATTGGACCTCCCGACCCCCCAATTTTTGAGATTGCCATTCAAAATACACTATGGACTTGAGAGTATAGACAATCGTCTCATCACTAAATCTTGTTCCCCAATTGATTGTCTTTCTTATGtcatttttagaaaaaaaatccaaacagTTAGCAATTATTAAGTTTCACTCCAACGAGGATGATACAGTTGCAGTTCCTTCTTCGTAAAACACATACCAAAATAAGTTGTAGCCTACTCTATAATACACAAGTTCTGACATGTTTAAGGTTGCATATAACCCTGTATTTGAATAGTTCATTCCCTTTCATACATATAACAAGGCtatcataaaaata from Apostichopus japonicus isolate 1M-3 chromosome 2, ASM3797524v1, whole genome shotgun sequence harbors:
- the LOC139982042 gene encoding uncharacterized protein, translated to MRILSHGLTLSLEPKFPRLAKSITLLGRCYLKSVKNGNKHDKIKEILHRCDRNIRSSEEDRTEEQNKAGLQLLPLLLRENEEDFVSYTNTSNEFQKIAESVSTPKILISESTCAIAAESQVVKEGDSVDSLIHLISMFYCVNIEYPRSCNCTFTYVQKRDF